TCGGTAAGTAGGTCGAACGCGTAGTTGCCTAGCCGCGGGCTGCGCAACGGGGCGCGGTTGAGCATGTTGGCCGTGGTCACCAGGCCCTGCACGACCCGCTGGGTGTAGTACCACGACGGCTTGTCATAGCGCGTGGTCAACTGGCCGAACGCGGCGGTGGGCTGGTCCCACAGGTTGCGGCCGTTGCCCTTGTCGAGCCGGCGCTGGTTGAGGTGGTCCCAGGTGCGGTCGGCGAGCTCGAGCATCCGCGAGCGGCCCTCGGCATCGCTGATCAGGCCGCCGATCACCGTGGTGCGCTGGAAGAGCAGGGCGGAGAACTCGGAGACCGTCCACAGCAGTCGGGGCTCGCCGGCGTCTTCGCTGCCGACGAGCGGCACGAGGACGCCCGGCGCGTGCAGCGAGAGCGCCGGGTCGGTGTCGAACGGCCGGCGGGTGATCCGGGCGCGGTTGGCCAGCTCGGTCAGCACGATGCCGATCCGGCCCAGCTCGATGTCGGTGCCGCGTTCCTGGATCAGGCCTTTTACGGCGAGCGAGGTGACCAGGAGGGTGTAGTAGTCGGACGCGTCCTCGTCAGTGGTGCGCCAGGGGATGTCTTCGACCGGCCAGCGTTGGCCGGCGCCGAACGTCGCCATTGTCGACCAGTAGGACCGGGTCAGCTCCCACCGGAGCTGGAGCGCACGGGAGAGTCGCTGCTGCTCCTCGTTGAGCAGACCGAGAACTCGGGTCCGCTCGGAGAAGAGGTCTTCAATGGCGTCGACCGCGATGACCGTGAAGTAGAGATAGGGCGCGTCCTGCGCGAAGCCCTTGGGCTGCTGCCCGACCGGCTCGTTGGTCTCGATCGGCGGCGCGCCGTTGACGATCCCCCAGGACCAGCCGACCTCGAAGAGACGGTCGGGGCTGTCGATGTCGCCGACCTGGCCGGAACCGATCAAGACCTCGCGGAAGCTGGCGATGGTCTCGCGGAGGTCGCGCCTTATCGCGCTGACGACCTGGCGTTGCGGCAGGTTTTCCTGGTTGATCATGGTGACGAGCGCCTGGCCGTAGGCCGAGTCGACATCGAAGACGTTGACCGTGAAGCTGCG
This genomic interval from Asanoa ferruginea contains the following:
- a CDS encoding SCO2524 family protein; the encoded protein is MRMQPRQQLLEIWNATVRSSWSEREKRWKFGGRDAPNSIGDAEQLLCILMPATKIESFKLDRPDETSEDMIRALRPLGNATEIPKTLIGILRDYYERYSEPDGTPIFSGSSYFSSGGPAQPSKEQLRLDIVDSFAMSVTLSLSTLGFLKVLRSVASREENRKEIESLESLASNRLSAAMTGLLRSFTVNVFDVDSAYGQALVTMINQENLPQRQVVSAIRRDLRETIASFREVLIGSGQVGDIDSPDRLFEVGWSWGIVNGAPPIETNEPVGQQPKGFAQDAPYLYFTVIAVDAIEDLFSERTRVLGLLNEEQQRLSRALQLRWELTRSYWSTMATFGAGQRWPVEDIPWRTTDEDASDYYTLLVTSLAVKGLIQERGTDIELGRIGIVLTELANRARITRRPFDTDPALSLHAPGVLVPLVGSEDAGEPRLLWTVSEFSALLFQRTTVIGGLISDAEGRSRMLELADRTWDHLNQRRLDKGNGRNLWDQPTAAFGQLTTRYDKPSWYYTQRVVQGLVTTANMLNRAPLRSPRLGNYAFDLLTEAEHLYDMELLSGAGDAGPRMRETLKVAQIHLSRAREILPERPGTAAILASQVLLSLDELAAARRDVTEAG